A genomic stretch from Gorilla gorilla gorilla isolate KB3781 chromosome 20, NHGRI_mGorGor1-v2.1_pri, whole genome shotgun sequence includes:
- the SRRM5 gene encoding serine/arginine repetitive matrix protein 5, whose translation MSTVTSRTTSPFAPTMSSPKRSSKPSMSLAPSGSSMPTADPKPPASLKSIKSATPNRSLVPTKPATSRNSVMSPSSSKSTKSTSTKRAPSNRPSSRSRVRSKARTPSRVSTDTRTSKASKASDVRCHQRRGTHSRGRTPGRRGSRSSKRSPSRASTPGRIRTHGTRPGMASRVRTPTSQQKGSRGKSYGRPRTSNRERSDSQPRNLSKKSYRPPGGSGIGRSSELAVTPSKAKCQTPTGIPSKEKSDNPSPSSSRKVKSYGQMIIPSREKSYSPTEMSSRVKSYNQASTRSRPQSHSQSRSPRRSRSGSQKRTHSRVRSHSWKRNHSRARSRTRKGILCQMGRHSQSRSHSKGKSQNQSRTPRRGRSHNWSRNPSNERSHSHSRSSSKERDRRGSSSPRKESGRSQSGSPNKQRDRSRSRSPNKARDRSRSRSPSKERDHSQLGSPSKERDHRQSRGPSKERQRRQSRSSSKERDHRRSTSPSKEKDHSRLGSPNKERDRSQSRSPSEEREHRQSRSPSKERDRRRWRSPSKERERRQSRSSSEERDHSRSRSPNKQSGYSRPRASSKEKAHSRSRTPSKEGNHSQSRTSSKESDPSQSTVPRSPDWKRSPTRTSSLSQNRTPSKTSSHSPSTFPSGGQTLSQDDSQANATTSKATLPGERSSSSSSKLA comes from the coding sequence ATGTCTACTGTGACTTCCAGGACCACAAGCCCTTTTGCGCCCACCATGTCTTCACCTAAGAGATCTTCAAAGCCCAGTATGTCCCTGGCACCCAGTGGATCCTCCATGCCCACTGCGGATCCCAAGCCTCCTGCCTCCTTGAAGTCCATCAAATCAGCAACGCCCAACAGATCCTTAGTGCCCACCAAACCAGCGACATCCCGCAACTCAGTCATGAGCCCAAGCAGTTCCAAGTCCACCAAATCGACCAGTACAAAAAGAGCCCCTTCTAACCGGCCCAGCAGCAGGTCCCGAGTCCGCAGCAAAGCAAGAACACCCAGCAGGGTGAGCACCGACACCAGGACCAGCAAAGCCAGCAAGGCCAGCGACGTGAGATGCCACCAGCGGAGGGGCACACACAGCCGGGGTAGGACAcctggcagaaggggaagccGCAGCTCCAAGAGGTCACCCAGCAGGGCCAGCACTCCTGGCAGGATAAGAACTCATGGTACCAGACCAGGCATGGCCAGCAGGGTGAGAACTCCCACTTCACAGCAAAAAGGGAGTCGGGGAAAGAGTTACGGCCGGCCTAGAACCAGCAACAGGGAAAGGAGTGACAGCCAGCCTAGAAATCTGAGCAAGAAGAGTTACCGCCCACCAGGAGGCTCAGGTATAGGGAGGAGTTCCGAGCTGGCTGTAACTCCCAGTAAAGCCAAGTGTCAAACCCCGACTGGAATTCCCTCCAAGGAGAAGAGTGACAACCCATCTCCATCGTCATCAAGGAAGGTGAAGAGCTATGGTCAGATGATCATCCCCAGTAGGGAAAAGAGTTACAGCCCCACTGAAATGTCCAGCAGGGTCAAGAGTTATAACCAGGCCAGCACCCGCAGCAGGCCGCAAAGTCACAGCCAATCTAGAAGCCCCAGAAGGTCAAGAAGTGGCAGTCAGAAGAGGACGCACAGCAGGGTGAGAAGTCACAGTTGGAAGAGAAACCATAGCAGGGCAAGAAGTCGCACCCGGAAGGGAATTCTGTGCCAGATGGGAAGACACAGCCAGTCTAGAAGCCACAGCAAGGGGAAAAGTCAAAACCAATCTAGAACCCCCAGAAGAGGAAGAAGTCACAACTGGTCTAGAAACCCCAGCAACGAAAGAAGTCATAGCCATTCTAGAAGCTCCAGCAAAGAGAGAGATCGCAGAGGATCTAGCAGCCCCAGGAAGGAGAGTGGTCGCAGTCAATCAGGAAGCCCCAACAAGCAGAGAGATCGCAGCCGATCTAGAAGTCCCAACAAGGCGAGAGATCGCAGCCGATCTAGAAGCCCCAGCAAGGAAAGAGATCACAGCCAACTTGGAAGCCCCAGTAAagagagagatcacagacaatcgaGAGGCCCCAGCAAGGAGAGACAGCGCAGACAATCTAGAAGCTCCAGCAAAGAGAGAGATCACAGACGATCTACAAGCCCCAGCAAGGAGAAAGATCACAGCCGACTTGGAAGCCCCAACAAGGAGAGAGATCGCAGCCAATCTAGAAGCCCCAGCGAGGAGAGAGAGCACAGACAATCCAGAAGCCCCAGCAAAGAGAGAGATCGCAGACGATGGAGAAGCCCCAGCAAGGAGAGAGAGCGCAGACAATCTAGAAGCTCCAGCGAGGAGAGAGATCACAGCCGATCGAGAAGCCCCAATAAGCAGAGTGGTTACAGTCGACCTAGAGCCTCCAGCAAGGAGAAAGCTCACAGCCGATCTAGAACCCCCAGCAAGGAAGGAAATCATAGCCAATCTAGAACCTCTAGCAAGGAGAGCGACCCCAGTCAATCTACAGTCCCCAGAAGTCCCGACTGGAAGAGATCCCCTACCAGGACAAGCAGTCTCAGTCAGAATAGAACCCCTAGCAAGACaagcagccactccccatcaaCATTTCCCAGTGGAGGCCAAACCCTAAGCCAGGATGACAGTCAAGCCAACGCCACCACCTCTAAGGCCACCTTACCTGGGGAAAGGTCTTCATCGTCTTCTTCCAAGCTGGCGTAG
- the ZNF428 gene encoding zinc finger protein 428: protein MTETREPAETGGYASLEEDDEDLSPGPEHSSDSEYTLSEPDSEEEEDEEEEEEETTDDPEYDPGYKVKQRLGGGRGGPSRRAPRAAQPPGPPAQPCQLCGRSPLGEAPPGTPPCRLCCPATAPQEAPAPEGRALGEEEEEPPRAGEGRPAGREEEEEEEEEGTYHCTECEDSFDNLGELHGHFMLHARGEV, encoded by the exons ATGACGGAGACCCGTGAGCCAGCTGAGACTGGGGGCTACGCCAGCTTGGAAGAAGACGATGAAGACCTTTCCCCAG GCCCCGAGCATTCCTCTGATTCAGAATACACTCTCTCAGAGCCGGACTCCGAAGAGGaagaagatgaggaggaggaggaagaggagaccaCTGACGATCCCGAATATGATCCTGGCTACAAGGTGAAGCAGCGCCTTGGCGGGGGCCGTGGTGGCCCATCCCGCCGGGCCCCCCGTGCAGCCCAGCCCCCGGGCCCCCCGGCCCAGCCTTGCCAGCTCTGTGGCCGCTCACCCCTTGGGGAGGCCCCACCGGGAACCCCACCCTGCCGGCTCTGCTGCCCTGCTACAGCCCCCCAGGAAGCACCAGCCCCTGAAGGCAGGGCCCtcggggaggaagaggaggaaccaCCTCGGGCTGGGGAGGGCCGACCAGCTgggcgggaggaggaggaggaagaggaggaggagggaacctACCACTGTACGGAATGTGAGGATTCCTTCGATAACCTGGGGGAGCTGCACGGGCACTTCATGCTGCATGCCCGGGGTGAGGTGTAG